DNA sequence from the Treponema sp. OMZ 838 genome:
TACTGCAAAATGCCGTAGGGCTAATCGTTTGCCTGCCGTTATTTATGATAATGCGGGGCATTCGACAGCTATTGATGTTCCCTATCGCGATTTTGAAAAATTATTCAAAACAGTTACCGAAAGTACGCTTATTACCGTTAAAGTTGACGACAAAGACGAGTTTGAAGTTTTTATCAAAGATTATCAATATGATATCGTAAACGATAAAGTTTTCCACGCAGATTTCTACGCTGTTGAACGCGGTCAGTTGTTACGGACTAAAATTCAGATTCGGCTTTCCGGATCTCCTGAAGCATGCCGTCAAGGCGCCGTTTTGGAAACCGGTATTGCAGAACTTGAGGTTGAATGTTTACCGCGTAACTTGCCTGAGCGCATCGTAGTCAATGTTGAAAAACTCGGTGCTAACGAAGCAATTCACGTTCGGGATATTAAAGTTCCCGAAGGGGTTAAGGTTTTGACTGATGCTGATTTAGCGGTTGCAATGGTTAAATTTGCCAGAGAAGA
Encoded proteins:
- a CDS encoding 50S ribosomal protein L25; the protein is MEERVLTACRRTDFGKAATAKCRRANRLPAVIYDNAGHSTAIDVPYRDFEKLFKTVTESTLITVKVDDKDEFEVFIKDYQYDIVNDKVFHADFYAVERGQLLRTKIQIRLSGSPEACRQGAVLETGIAELEVECLPRNLPERIVVNVEKLGANEAIHVRDIKVPEGVKVLTDADLAVAMVKFAREEAPAVTDEAAADAAPAAGAAPEAKA